The following proteins are co-located in the Syntrophorhabdales bacterium genome:
- a CDS encoding cell division protein FtsL, producing MKRNREIAIKGGIRKQVNKTSLPLLVVVLVVAFTCFGFLSFFVKEAYDETKLTFLEKLTEEKRVAEINTNLKMELLAITQKGYVEFVAGERLGLKKPKEEEVLVLR from the coding sequence ATGAAAAGAAATCGAGAAATCGCGATAAAGGGCGGGATCAGGAAACAGGTGAACAAAACTTCTTTACCGTTGCTTGTCGTCGTGCTGGTGGTCGCTTTTACCTGCTTTGGGTTTCTCTCGTTCTTCGTTAAAGAAGCGTATGACGAGACCAAGCTGACGTTTCTGGAAAAATTGACTGAAGAGAAAAGAGTAGCGGAAATCAACACCAATCTCAAGATGGAGCTTCTCGCCATCACACAGAAGGGCTACGTTGAATTTGTCGCCGGAGAAAGGCTTGGCCTGAAGAAACCCAAAGAGGAAGAGGTACTTGTTCTCAGATGA
- a CDS encoding aminotransferase class I/II-fold pyridoxal phosphate-dependent enzyme yields MWLSNRVTRLRPSGVRKIFDLARQVKNPVDLSLGEPDFDIPENIKEEGIAWIRKGFNKYTPSGGIPELREKLLRYLKDKGIFCEDVILTPGVTGGLLLALLVTMNPGDEIVIPDPYFVLYEYQVLLLGGKPVFFDTYPDFSLREEALRGAISDRTRVILINSPNNPTGTVYSGQELQMVARVARERNLLVFSDDIYHAFNYESDEYRHYFGQYYDGCLTLGGFSKDWGMTGWRLGYVAGPKEIIDSMVTMQQYVFSSVNSVAQKAALFALDYKTDALIEAYRKKRNLIYEGLKDRYNVVKPRGAYYIFPEVPGGDGDAFVEEALRRNLFIIPGSVFSSHKSHVRISFAASENAIEKGIEILRSMA; encoded by the coding sequence ATGTGGCTGTCAAACCGCGTGACAAGACTGAGACCATCAGGAGTCAGGAAAATATTCGACCTCGCGCGCCAGGTTAAGAATCCGGTCGACCTTAGTCTGGGAGAGCCTGATTTTGATATACCGGAGAACATCAAAGAAGAAGGCATAGCGTGGATACGAAAAGGGTTCAACAAATACACACCCTCCGGCGGCATCCCTGAGCTGCGGGAAAAGCTTCTCCGCTACCTCAAGGACAAAGGCATTTTCTGTGAAGATGTCATTCTGACCCCCGGAGTCACGGGCGGTCTTCTCCTCGCTCTTCTCGTCACTATGAATCCGGGAGATGAAATTGTGATCCCGGATCCTTATTTCGTGCTCTACGAGTACCAGGTGCTCCTTCTCGGCGGCAAGCCCGTTTTTTTTGACACCTATCCTGATTTCTCTCTCAGAGAAGAGGCATTAAGAGGGGCTATCAGCGACCGGACGCGCGTGATCCTGATCAACAGCCCGAATAATCCCACCGGTACCGTCTATTCGGGACAGGAGTTGCAGATGGTGGCAAGGGTAGCGCGGGAGAGGAATCTTCTCGTCTTTTCCGATGACATTTACCACGCCTTCAATTACGAAAGTGACGAATACCGCCACTATTTCGGCCAGTATTACGATGGATGCCTGACGCTTGGCGGCTTCTCGAAGGATTGGGGAATGACAGGCTGGAGACTGGGCTATGTGGCCGGCCCCAAAGAGATCATTGACAGCATGGTCACCATGCAGCAATACGTCTTCAGCAGCGTCAACTCGGTAGCGCAGAAGGCTGCGCTTTTTGCACTGGACTACAAGACTGACGCGCTGATAGAAGCATATCGCAAGAAGAGAAACCTCATCTATGAGGGCCTCAAAGACAGGTACAACGTTGTGAAACCGAGAGGTGCGTACTATATCTTCCCGGAAGTGCCCGGCGGTGACGGTGACGCATTCGTGGAAGAAGCGTTAAGGCGGAACCTCTTTATTATTCCAGGAAGCGTTTTCTCCAGCCATAAATCTCACGTGCGCATTTCATTTGCCGCGTCTGAAAACGCTATAGAAAAGGGCATCGAAATCCTCCGCTCGATGGCGTGA
- the rpoD gene encoding RNA polymerase sigma factor RpoD produces MSIKNYDQVKTLIDIGMEKGYLTPDEINDFLPQNIVSPEDIEDIFDFLSESNIDVVDTMKEKIEAPEEEQRGEWEETERFPAEKTDNIIWAYLKDIGRVSLLTSEEEYDIAKRIEVGESKIRGLLFELPQAIAELQELSAQIKKSAVNIIDILKNIDEMNFTKKDEEEYKKKTVTLISALKSQFEKRQQLKKDMRKTDPFTKKQLEKKKKAVEEKMEEISGNLNLHKKVLEEITRRIVKRLKFMDDAEGKITKTNLLEMERIERDLKVVKNRLIKANLRLVINIAKKYLNRGLSFLDLIQEGNMGLMKAAEKYDYQKGYKFSTYSTWWIRQAITRAIADYARTIRVPVHVLETMNKITKVTISLYQELGREPTLEEISHKAGLPLEKVRKIMKVSNEPVSIETPIGDDDSKLGDFIADPKSPSPFEELVGISCKEEIDKVLSTLTPREEKVIRMRLGIGEKTDYTLEEVGDVFGLTRERIRQIEAKALRKLKHPSRRKRLESFLE; encoded by the coding sequence ATGAGCATAAAAAACTATGATCAGGTTAAGACTCTCATCGATATCGGGATGGAAAAGGGATACTTAACCCCGGACGAGATCAACGACTTTTTACCCCAGAACATTGTCTCTCCTGAAGACATTGAAGACATATTCGACTTCCTGTCGGAGTCCAACATTGACGTTGTGGACACGATGAAGGAAAAGATCGAGGCGCCGGAGGAAGAGCAGCGCGGCGAGTGGGAAGAAACCGAGCGATTTCCAGCGGAAAAGACCGACAATATCATCTGGGCCTACCTCAAGGACATAGGGCGGGTTTCGCTTCTTACGTCAGAAGAGGAATACGACATTGCCAAGCGGATCGAAGTGGGGGAAAGCAAGATCAGGGGACTGCTTTTTGAGTTGCCCCAGGCCATAGCCGAACTGCAGGAATTATCTGCCCAGATTAAGAAGAGCGCGGTCAACATCATCGATATACTGAAGAACATCGATGAAATGAATTTCACCAAGAAGGATGAAGAGGAGTACAAAAAGAAGACCGTCACCCTGATCAGCGCTCTGAAAAGCCAGTTTGAAAAGAGGCAGCAACTGAAAAAGGATATGCGCAAAACTGATCCCTTTACGAAGAAGCAGCTGGAAAAGAAGAAGAAGGCTGTGGAAGAAAAGATGGAGGAGATATCGGGTAACCTGAACCTCCACAAGAAGGTCCTTGAAGAGATTACCCGGAGAATCGTCAAACGTTTGAAGTTCATGGACGATGCAGAAGGCAAGATTACCAAGACGAACCTGCTTGAAATGGAGCGGATCGAACGAGATCTCAAGGTGGTGAAGAACAGGCTCATAAAGGCAAATCTGAGACTGGTCATCAACATCGCCAAGAAATATCTCAACAGAGGACTTTCTTTTCTCGATCTGATCCAGGAAGGCAACATGGGCCTTATGAAGGCCGCGGAAAAGTACGACTATCAGAAAGGTTACAAGTTCTCCACATATTCCACGTGGTGGATTCGTCAGGCGATTACACGCGCCATTGCCGATTATGCACGCACGATACGAGTGCCTGTGCATGTGCTGGAAACGATGAACAAAATCACCAAGGTGACCATTTCCCTCTATCAGGAGTTGGGCAGAGAACCCACGCTGGAAGAGATATCGCACAAAGCAGGACTGCCCCTGGAGAAAGTCAGGAAAATAATGAAGGTCTCCAACGAGCCGGTTTCTATAGAGACGCCGATCGGCGATGACGATTCCAAGCTAGGTGATTTTATCGCTGACCCCAAGTCGCCCTCTCCTTTTGAAGAGCTCGTTGGGATTTCTTGCAAAGAGGAGATAGATAAGGTCCTGTCCACACTCACCCCAAGGGAAGAAAAGGTCATACGGATGCGTTTAGGAATCGGTGAAAAGACCGATTATACCTTGGAGGAAGTGGGGGATGTGTTCGGCCTCACACGCGAGCGCATCCGTCAGATTGAAGCAAAGGCATTGAGAAAGCTGAAGCATCCATCGAGAAGGAAGCGGTTGGAGAGTTTTCTGGAATAA
- a CDS encoding UDP-N-acetylmuramoyl-L-alanyl-D-glutamate--2,6-diaminopimelate ligase produces the protein MRGIREVGWRMRLAQLLGDAPVVSVKGLMPENVTGITKDSREVKEGFIFFATETSKPYVQEAVRKGAAVVISDAELSGNFPCLVVIRDVRTLLGRMAARFFGYPSRDMHVTGITGTNGKTTTSYLIESILRAANQPVGVMGTISYRYDGTVVRGQTTTPESTEIQRLFSRMREAGVRSAVMEVSSHALDQGRVEGIDFDGAIFTNLTHDHLDYHLDFEHYKAAKKRLFHEYLVESVKEKKYAILNKDDPNARDFVCSPPITNFTYSLREHADAFATSVKEEIGGLTITASLMGKELVIRSRLVALFNVANILAAALFGHAAGIAHDAVIEGLEALKGVPGRLERVENARGIPIFVDYAHTPDALRKTLETLKRLCAGRLIVVFGCGGDRDKTKRPLMGRITSDLADFAIITSDNPRSEDPIKIIADIQQGFGNNSYRVIENRREAIGEAIRSTTTNDVLLVAGKGHEDYQIIGTQTFHFSDREVIEEWLHVAA, from the coding sequence ATGCGCGGTATACGGGAGGTTGGCTGGAGAATGAGGCTCGCACAGCTCCTAGGTGATGCTCCTGTCGTTTCTGTAAAAGGGCTTATGCCGGAGAACGTTACGGGTATCACAAAGGATTCCAGAGAAGTGAAGGAGGGCTTCATCTTTTTTGCCACCGAAACAAGTAAGCCTTATGTACAAGAGGCTGTGAGAAAAGGCGCGGCTGTGGTGATTTCGGACGCTGAACTGAGCGGCAATTTTCCGTGCCTGGTGGTGATCCGTGACGTGCGCACTCTGCTTGGAAGGATGGCGGCGAGATTTTTCGGGTACCCGTCGAGGGATATGCATGTGACCGGGATCACCGGAACCAACGGTAAGACAACTACGAGCTATCTGATCGAGTCTATACTCCGTGCAGCTAATCAGCCGGTCGGCGTCATGGGAACCATTTCTTACCGGTACGATGGCACTGTGGTAAGAGGACAGACGACGACGCCTGAGTCCACGGAAATTCAGCGGCTGTTCAGCAGGATGCGAGAGGCGGGTGTCCGCTCCGCGGTCATGGAGGTCTCTTCCCATGCGCTCGATCAGGGAAGGGTCGAGGGCATCGATTTTGACGGCGCTATCTTTACCAACCTTACCCATGACCATCTTGACTACCATCTGGATTTCGAACATTACAAGGCGGCAAAGAAAAGACTTTTCCATGAGTACCTCGTGGAGAGCGTTAAGGAGAAGAAATACGCGATACTCAACAAGGACGATCCGAACGCACGCGACTTCGTCTGCAGTCCCCCAATTACGAACTTCACCTACAGTCTGCGTGAACATGCAGACGCGTTTGCGACTTCGGTCAAAGAAGAGATCGGCGGCTTGACCATCACTGCTTCCCTCATGGGAAAAGAGCTCGTCATCCGGTCGAGGCTTGTCGCCCTGTTCAATGTTGCAAATATCCTTGCGGCAGCTCTCTTTGGTCACGCCGCAGGCATAGCGCACGACGCGGTAATCGAGGGCCTGGAAGCGCTGAAGGGGGTACCAGGCCGGCTGGAACGCGTGGAGAACGCGAGAGGAATTCCCATCTTCGTCGACTACGCCCACACGCCTGACGCGCTGCGCAAAACCCTGGAGACATTGAAACGACTCTGCGCCGGCCGCCTGATAGTCGTGTTCGGCTGCGGAGGCGACAGAGACAAAACGAAAAGGCCTCTCATGGGGAGGATTACATCGGATCTGGCTGACTTCGCCATCATAACCTCTGATAACCCGAGGAGTGAGGACCCTATCAAGATCATAGCCGACATACAACAGGGTTTCGGGAACAATTCATATCGGGTTATCGAAAATCGAAGGGAAGCCATCGGTGAGGCGATCCGCAGCACCACCACCAATGACGTGCTGCTTGTGGCCGGAAAAGGGCATGAAGATTATCAGATAATCGGTACACAAACCTTTCA
- the mraZ gene encoding division/cell wall cluster transcriptional repressor MraZ, with product MGNTFSGRFEYAIDDKGRLSIPAKFREILSANYDLKLILTNLDGCIVAYPEKEWVEVQERITNAGSVKKEARAFLRFFYSGASECPIDRLGRILLPQSLRSYAAIKKNVVIVGMNKKIEIWADEAWAEIVREATSDHEKMVDIVSDLGL from the coding sequence GTGGGAAACACGTTCTCCGGACGCTTTGAATATGCGATAGACGATAAAGGCAGATTGAGCATACCTGCGAAGTTCCGTGAGATCTTGTCAGCCAATTATGACCTCAAACTGATTCTCACCAACCTTGACGGATGCATCGTTGCTTACCCGGAAAAAGAATGGGTAGAAGTTCAGGAGCGTATCACCAACGCCGGCTCTGTTAAGAAGGAGGCGAGAGCTTTTCTGAGGTTCTTCTACTCGGGCGCCTCCGAATGTCCTATTGACCGGCTGGGCAGAATTCTGTTGCCGCAGTCCCTGCGGAGCTACGCGGCCATTAAGAAGAATGTAGTGATCGTCGGGATGAACAAAAAAATAGAGATTTGGGCTGATGAGGCTTGGGCCGAGATAGTGAGAGAAGCTACGTCCGACCACGAGAAGATGGTGGATATAGTTTCAGATCTCGGACTTTGA
- the rsmH gene encoding 16S rRNA (cytosine(1402)-N(4))-methyltransferase RsmH: MGSTHIPVLLDEVVQSLIRPEYRLFVDATAGGGGHTYGILAAYPNLRAYAFDLDDTAITAARERLEPFGDRVTLKRANFSALKQILSDDGVVSVDAVLFDLGVSTFQLQGERGFSFNDTNALDMRMDRRQELTALRVANSYTHDALKRIIAEYGEEWKAAQIARAIIAERKKAPINSARQLANVVARVVRRTGKIHPATKTFQALRMEVNRELENLETGLTSAIDLLTQGGRVGVISFHSLEDRMVKGMFRSATELNVLTKKPIRPGRVEIARNPRSRSAKLRIAEKLQEGML, encoded by the coding sequence ATGGGCAGCACTCATATACCCGTTCTTCTCGACGAAGTTGTACAAAGCTTGATTCGGCCGGAATACAGGCTGTTCGTGGATGCCACGGCAGGAGGTGGAGGCCACACATACGGTATTTTGGCGGCATATCCTAACCTGAGGGCTTATGCTTTCGACCTTGATGATACGGCTATCACGGCCGCGAGGGAACGCCTGGAGCCCTTTGGGGACAGGGTAACATTGAAAAGGGCAAACTTCAGCGCACTCAAACAGATTTTGAGCGACGACGGGGTAGTATCCGTCGACGCCGTACTGTTTGATCTTGGCGTCTCCACGTTCCAACTGCAAGGGGAGAGGGGTTTCAGCTTTAACGATACAAACGCACTCGACATGAGAATGGACCGACGCCAGGAATTGACTGCCCTCCGGGTGGCTAATTCATATACTCATGACGCGCTCAAACGTATCATTGCCGAGTACGGCGAGGAATGGAAAGCAGCGCAGATCGCCCGCGCGATAATCGCCGAGCGAAAGAAGGCACCGATAAACTCGGCTCGACAGCTTGCCAATGTGGTGGCCCGGGTCGTGCGCCGCACAGGGAAGATACATCCCGCTACCAAGACGTTTCAGGCACTGCGCATGGAAGTCAACAGAGAACTGGAAAACCTGGAGACAGGGTTGACTTCCGCTATCGACCTGCTTACGCAAGGCGGGCGGGTCGGCGTTATATCTTTTCATTCTCTTGAAGACAGAATGGTAAAGGGGATGTTCAGGTCAGCAACTGAACTGAACGTACTCACCAAGAAACCGATACGGCCGGGCAGGGTCGAAATCGCTCGTAATCCGAGATCACGCAGTGCCAAGCTCCGCATAGCAGAAAAACTTCAGGAAGGAATGCTATGA